From Patescibacteria group bacterium, a single genomic window includes:
- the tgt gene encoding tRNA guanosine(34) transglycosylase Tgt — MFNLLLKSNKSKARIGKLITAHGSIDSPFFMPIATKGAVKGLSPEDIKLLGAQIILSNTYHLFLRPGLAVISSHKGLHKFINWNKPILTDSGGYQVFSLSKKRIVKNNGVEFLSEIDGQKILLTPAKAVKIQKVLGSDIVMVFDECVSYPSNYEQADKAIKRTTRWAKQCKQEFLKNNQDNKQLLFGIVQGSIYKDLRIASARQLMEIGFDGYAIGGLTLGEPINQTYEMINLVEQVLDEQKPRYLMGAGKPEQIFKAVMLGIDMFDCVIPSRNARHGLLYAQISEQIKPSFNKKSYKEIRILNSKYKNNTQPISKYCKCYTCQNYSLSYLRHLFVTKEAFGQRLAVIHNLFFYINLMKNIRQLIKNGDI, encoded by the coding sequence ATGTTTAATTTATTATTAAAATCTAATAAATCAAAGGCAAGAATTGGCAAACTAATAACAGCTCATGGTTCAATAGATAGCCCATTTTTTATGCCGATTGCTACCAAAGGAGCTGTTAAAGGATTGTCTCCCGAGGACATTAAATTGCTTGGGGCTCAAATAATACTCTCAAACACATATCATTTATTTTTAAGACCTGGTTTGGCAGTAATAAGTAGCCATAAAGGACTACACAAGTTTATTAACTGGAACAAACCTATTTTAACTGATAGTGGTGGCTATCAAGTTTTTTCTTTGTCTAAAAAAAGAATAGTTAAAAATAATGGAGTAGAATTTCTATCAGAGATAGATGGTCAAAAGATTTTGTTAACACCTGCTAAGGCAGTTAAAATTCAGAAAGTTTTGGGTTCTGATATTGTTATGGTTTTTGATGAGTGTGTATCATATCCAAGTAATTACGAACAAGCAGATAAGGCAATTAAAAGAACGACTAGATGGGCGAAACAATGTAAGCAAGAATTTTTAAAAAATAATCAAGACAATAAACAGTTGCTTTTTGGTATTGTGCAAGGTTCTATATATAAAGACTTAAGAATAGCGAGCGCTCGACAACTTATGGAGATAGGGTTTGATGGGTATGCGATTGGCGGACTTACATTAGGAGAACCAATCAATCAAACTTATGAAATGATTAATTTAGTGGAGCAAGTTTTAGATGAACAAAAACCGAGATATTTAATGGGAGCTGGTAAGCCAGAGCAAATCTTTAAAGCAGTTATGCTAGGGATTGATATGTTTGATTGTGTTATCCCTTCTAGAAATGCCAGACACGGACTTTTGTATGCTCAAATATCTGAACAAATCAAACCAAGTTTTAATAAAAAATCTTACAAAGAAATAAGAATACTTAATTCAAAATATAAAAATAATACTCAACCAATATCTAAGTATTGTAAATGTTATACTTGTCAAAATTATTCATTGAGTTACTTAAGGCATTTGTTTGTCACTAAAGAAGCTTTTGGGCAAAGATTGGCAGTAATTCACAATTTGTTTTTTTACATTAATTTAATGAAAAACATAAGACAATTAATAAAAAATGGGGACATTTAG
- a CDS encoding phosphohydrolase yields the protein MNRLVKVKKNLQILEFIRQSAKSMSAIGYTEHGLRHAELVSKRAGWLAKQVGLDKNKQELASIVGFCHDAGNFMGRTQHHYWGAVLFHQVFSNNDDCIFSAKEITSIVQAVVNHDKYTMKLTNGISAIVVLADKSDTSRSRVEAKSIKEITKDIHNRVNYAVTDSKLIVDKQKNIISLSLKIDTKFVSIMEYFEIFTDRMSYCRKAAECLGYKFGLIINDFKLS from the coding sequence ATGAATAGACTTGTTAAAGTAAAAAAAAATCTTCAGATATTAGAGTTTATTAGGCAGAGCGCGAAAAGCATGAGTGCAATTGGATACACTGAACATGGATTAAGACATGCAGAGCTTGTATCTAAGAGAGCTGGTTGGTTGGCAAAACAAGTTGGGTTAGACAAAAATAAACAGGAGTTAGCTTCTATTGTTGGATTTTGTCATGATGCAGGTAATTTTATGGGAAGAACTCAACATCATTATTGGGGAGCTGTTTTATTTCATCAAGTTTTTTCTAATAATGATGATTGCATTTTTTCTGCCAAAGAAATTACATCTATTGTTCAAGCAGTTGTAAATCATGATAAATATACAATGAAATTAACCAATGGAATATCAGCCATAGTTGTTTTGGCAGATAAGTCAGACACTAGTCGTTCAAGAGTAGAAGCAAAATCAATCAAAGAAATAACCAAAGATATTCATAATAGGGTAAATTATGCGGTTACAGATTCAAAATTAATTGTTGATAAGCAAAAAAATATAATTTCATTATCTTTAAAAATAGACACAAAATTTGTTTCAATCATGGAATATTTTGAAATTTTTACAGATAGAATGTCATATTGTAGAAAAGCAGCCGAATGTCTTGGGTATAAATTTGGATTGATTATTAATGATTTTAAATTATCATGA
- the rbfA gene encoding 30S ribosome-binding factor RbfA, protein MNNRTIKINELIKRELSGIILKQINIPLGSFVTITKVETAADLVKTKIWISIFPDEYNEEILKIFNKNAGKLQDILNKRLSMKWVPRIKFFVDLTNINIDKK, encoded by the coding sequence ATGAATAACAGGACAATAAAGATAAACGAACTGATTAAAAGAGAATTATCAGGTATTATTTTGAAGCAGATAAATATTCCACTAGGTTCCTTTGTTACAATAACAAAAGTTGAGACAGCTGCGGATTTAGTAAAGACAAAAATATGGATAAGCATTTTCCCGGATGAATATAATGAAGAAATTTTAAAGATTTTTAATAAAAACGCTGGCAAACTTCAAGATATTTTAAATAAGCGTTTATCAATGAAATGGGTTCCAAGGATTAAATTTTTTGTTGATTTAACAAATATAAATATTGATAAGAAATAA
- a CDS encoding glycine--tRNA ligase, whose amino-acid sequence MENLMEKIISLAKQRGFVYKSSEIYGGAYSFYDYGPLGVELKNNIKKQWWKNVVYQRQDVVGLDSSILSPRIVWEASGHLQGFADLLVECKQCHHRFKEDELNKNQCPDCAGDLTSPKQFNLLMKTNLGVVKDKQEEYYLRGETCQGIYLNYLNVKDSLRKKLPFGIAQIGKAFRNEITPKNFIFRTREFEQMEMQYFVNPDEANKHYDEWKQVTMDWYKQYIVNSENLRWREHTKNELAHYAKQAWDIEYKTPFGGWKEFAGVHNRGDWDLSRHQEYSQIKMEYRDEVTNQKFTPWVVEVSIGVDRAFLMFLLDAYDEVDGGRTTTTKSIKAKEVVLRLDKRLAPIKAGILPLAKKPELIKIANQIYDELSRQWMCEYDQTGSIGKRYRRQDEIGTPYSITIDFDTIKDKQVTIRDRDTMKQERILINALPDYIREGIRD is encoded by the coding sequence ATGGAAAATTTAATGGAAAAAATAATTTCATTAGCCAAGCAAAGAGGTTTTGTTTATAAATCTTCAGAGATTTATGGTGGAGCTTATTCTTTTTATGATTATGGACCTCTGGGAGTAGAATTAAAAAATAATATTAAAAAACAATGGTGGAAAAATGTAGTTTATCAAAGACAAGATGTTGTTGGGCTTGATAGTTCAATTTTAAGTCCTAGAATAGTTTGGGAAGCATCAGGTCACTTGCAAGGATTTGCTGATTTATTGGTTGAGTGCAAGCAATGCCATCATCGTTTTAAAGAAGATGAGCTAAATAAAAATCAATGTCCTGATTGCGCAGGCGATTTAACTAGTCCAAAGCAGTTTAACTTATTAATGAAAACGAATTTGGGAGTTGTTAAAGACAAGCAGGAAGAATATTATTTAAGAGGAGAAACTTGCCAAGGTATTTATTTAAATTATTTAAATGTAAAAGATTCTTTACGTAAAAAGCTTCCTTTTGGAATTGCACAAATTGGTAAAGCTTTCCGTAATGAAATTACTCCTAAAAATTTTATTTTTAGAACAAGAGAATTTGAACAAATGGAAATGCAATATTTTGTTAACCCTGATGAAGCAAACAAGCATTATGATGAATGGAAACAAGTAACCATGGATTGGTATAAACAGTATATTGTTAATTCAGAGAATTTAAGGTGGAGAGAACATACTAAGAATGAATTAGCTCATTATGCCAAGCAAGCATGGGACATTGAATATAAAACACCATTTGGCGGATGGAAAGAGTTTGCAGGTGTTCATAATAGAGGAGATTGGGATTTATCAAGACATCAAGAATACAGTCAGATTAAGATGGAATATAGAGATGAAGTCACAAATCAAAAGTTTACTCCATGGGTAGTAGAGGTCTCAATAGGGGTGGATAGAGCTTTTTTAATGTTTTTGCTTGATGCTTATGATGAAGTTGATGGAGGGAGGACAACTACAACCAAGTCAATCAAAGCTAAAGAAGTTGTTTTGCGTCTTGATAAAAGGTTGGCTCCAATTAAGGCAGGTATTTTGCCATTAGCAAAAAAACCAGAATTGATTAAAATAGCTAATCAAATATATGATGAATTATCTCGCCAATGGATGTGCGAATATGATCAAACAGGGTCTATTGGCAAAAGATATCGTAGGCAAGACGAAATAGGCACGCCATATTCAATAACCATTGATTTTGACACCATAAAAGACAAGCAAGTGACCATAAGAGATAGAGATACAATGAAGCAAGAAAGAATTTTAATTAATGCTTTGCCAGATTATATTAGAGAAGGAATTCGCGATTGA
- a CDS encoding insulinase family protein, whose translation MYTRTKFKNGLNLITVPSTSAKTITVLALFGVGSRYERVQQNGMSHFVEHMMFKGTNKRKDNLTIASELDGLGAEYNAFTSTDYTGYYIKSIKQNVHTCFDVLSDMLFNSVFDKNEITKEKGVILEEIKIYKENPMFYIGDVFQEVLYGKHPLGRNIVGPPATVKSFTRQGLMNYKNKFYNHNKMILAVAGNISKQEVINLTDKYFNIYKTSKRATNYTSFKVPANIKSNRVKVVFNNLKQTQIALGGFAYPYNHVNIDALKILSIILGGNMSSRLFSEVRVKRGLAYYIKFHLDVHQDVGGYSIITGVDKSKTRQAIKVILAEINKLKQNGITKQELVKAKKYFIGMTGISLEDSASLASWYARQLLLKNEVISVSEQISRIKRVSRADVQKAINYLMTTQGIKMGVIGPFKNNNSLLQILKRGV comes from the coding sequence ATGTACACAAGAACAAAATTTAAAAATGGACTTAATCTGATTACAGTGCCATCAACCAGCGCTAAAACAATAACAGTTTTAGCGTTATTTGGAGTTGGCTCTCGTTATGAAAGAGTTCAACAAAATGGAATGTCTCACTTTGTTGAGCATATGATGTTTAAGGGAACAAATAAAAGAAAAGACAATTTAACAATTGCTAGTGAGTTAGATGGCCTTGGGGCTGAGTACAATGCTTTTACAAGTACAGATTATACAGGTTATTACATTAAATCAATTAAGCAGAACGTTCATACTTGTTTTGATGTTTTATCTGACATGCTTTTTAATTCAGTTTTTGACAAAAATGAGATTACTAAAGAAAAGGGAGTAATCTTGGAAGAAATAAAAATTTATAAAGAAAATCCAATGTTTTATATTGGAGATGTGTTTCAGGAAGTTCTTTATGGCAAACACCCTCTTGGCAGAAACATTGTTGGGCCACCAGCAACAGTTAAATCTTTTACTAGACAAGGATTAATGAATTATAAAAATAAATTTTATAATCACAATAAAATGATTTTAGCTGTGGCAGGGAATATAAGCAAACAAGAGGTTATTAATTTAACAGACAAATATTTTAATATATATAAAACAAGTAAACGAGCAACAAATTATACTAGTTTTAAGGTTCCAGCTAACATAAAATCAAATAGAGTCAAAGTTGTTTTTAATAACCTAAAGCAAACCCAAATTGCTTTAGGAGGATTTGCCTATCCATATAATCATGTTAATATTGATGCTTTAAAAATTTTATCAATAATTCTGGGAGGAAACATGAGTTCTCGTCTTTTTTCAGAAGTTAGAGTAAAGAGAGGGTTAGCATATTATATTAAGTTCCATCTTGATGTCCATCAAGATGTTGGGGGATATTCAATAATAACAGGAGTTGATAAAAGCAAAACAAGACAAGCAATTAAAGTGATTTTGGCAGAAATAAATAAGCTAAAACAGAATGGCATCACTAAACAAGAATTAGTAAAAGCAAAAAAATATTTTATTGGAATGACAGGAATTTCTTTGGAAGATTCTGCTAGTTTGGCAAGTTGGTATGCAAGGCAGCTTTTATTAAAAAATGAAGTTATTTCTGTTTCAGAACAAATAAGCAGGATTAAAAGGGTTAGTCGGGCAGATGTTCAAAAAGCTATAAATTATCTTATGACCACCCAAGGGATTAAAATGGGTGTAATAGGACCATTTAAGAATAATAATTCTTTGTTGCAAATATTAAAAAGAGGGGTATAA
- a CDS encoding AI-2E family transporter, with product MSNEKQTTLIKIDVWSILKIAIILLIAVFLYFIRDILFIIFIAGLLATIISPMIAFFERKKIPRFLGTLFVYIGVFMILALVGVTVVPTVISQGKVLSEQLPELLSSILSKIQPESQAQFADIVDKWFAKSSLDAMSIFSVLGTVAGQVLSFVMIFVLAFYLSIRKKGVETAANLLIPDKYQKFFKNFINSVQKEIGAWARGLAMLCLFVGIMVYVGLTILGVKYALTLAVIAALVEIIPYIGPWIGLLIAIIITLAQSPALVLFVVGLYLIIQQIENILISPYIMHKAVGLDPLIIILALMVGGKLAGPIGMIVAVPCATIFSILLRYYIEHKQKLIE from the coding sequence ATGTCTAATGAAAAACAAACAACTTTAATTAAGATAGATGTTTGGTCTATCCTCAAAATAGCCATAATTCTTCTAATAGCAGTGTTTTTATATTTTATAAGAGATATTCTTTTTATTATTTTTATTGCTGGCCTTCTGGCAACCATAATTTCTCCAATGATTGCTTTTTTTGAACGAAAAAAAATCCCTCGTTTTTTAGGAACATTATTTGTTTATATTGGCGTTTTTATGATTTTAGCTTTGGTGGGAGTTACGGTTGTTCCAACCGTAATAAGCCAGGGCAAAGTTTTATCAGAGCAACTGCCAGAACTTCTAAGTTCAATCTTGAGTAAAATTCAACCAGAATCACAAGCACAATTTGCAGACATAGTAGATAAGTGGTTTGCTAAGTCAAGCCTTGATGCAATGTCTATTTTTTCAGTGTTAGGAACAGTGGCTGGGCAAGTATTGTCGTTTGTAATGATTTTTGTATTAGCGTTTTATTTGTCAATTAGAAAAAAAGGAGTTGAAACAGCTGCTAATTTGTTAATTCCAGATAAATATCAAAAATTCTTTAAAAATTTTATTAATTCAGTCCAAAAAGAAATTGGAGCATGGGCAAGAGGGCTGGCAATGCTTTGCCTTTTTGTTGGAATAATGGTCTATGTTGGCCTGACTATATTGGGAGTAAAATATGCACTAACATTGGCTGTTATAGCTGCACTGGTGGAGATTATACCATATATTGGTCCTTGGATTGGCTTATTAATAGCAATAATAATTACATTGGCACAATCTCCGGCCTTGGTTTTATTTGTTGTTGGTCTTTATTTAATTATTCAGCAAATTGAAAATATTTTAATTTCTCCATATATAATGCATAAAGCGGTTGGATTAGACCCGCTAATTATAATTTTAGCATTAATGGTTGGTGGAAAGTTGGCTGGTCCAATTGGTATGATTGTTGCCGTACCTTGTGCTACAATTTTCTCAATTTTATTGAGGTATTACATAGAACATAAGCAAAAATTAATTGAGTAA
- a CDS encoding rod shape-determining protein, producing the protein MFGKKIGIDLGTTNILVYLPDKGIVTNEPSVIAVSTIDKSILAVGDEAKEMIGRTPDTIIAKRPLKDGVIADYKATEAMMKYFIGKVIGKINLFKPEVMVAVPGGITSTERRAVIDATMKSGAKASYIIKEPIAAAIGSAIPIGSASGHMIIDIGGGTTEVAVISLGGIVSSTSVRVAGNKFDSAIANFIKKKYNLAIGERTSEGIKIKIGSALSLDKKIKMDIKGRDLIRGLPRILTIDSDDVTEAIQDELKDIVSAVKSVFHETPPELSADVIEKGMILSGGSSLLRNLDKLLTKAIGVPAYVADEPLLSVAKGTGLALDNLESYKRSLLST; encoded by the coding sequence ATGTTTGGAAAAAAAATAGGAATTGACTTAGGGACAACTAATATTTTGGTTTATCTTCCTGATAAAGGGATAGTTACTAATGAACCATCAGTGATTGCTGTGTCGACCATTGACAAGAGCATTTTAGCAGTAGGGGACGAGGCTAAAGAAATGATAGGGCGAACACCAGATACAATAATAGCTAAAAGGCCATTGAAAGATGGGGTTATTGCTGATTATAAAGCAACTGAAGCAATGATGAAATACTTTATAGGGAAAGTCATTGGGAAAATAAATTTATTTAAACCAGAAGTCATGGTAGCTGTGCCCGGGGGGATTACTTCGACCGAGAGAAGAGCTGTTATTGATGCTACTATGAAATCAGGGGCAAAGGCATCTTATATCATAAAAGAACCTATTGCAGCGGCGATTGGCTCTGCTATTCCAATTGGCTCTGCTTCAGGGCATATGATAATTGATATTGGTGGAGGAACAACAGAAGTAGCAGTTATTTCTTTGGGAGGAATTGTTAGCTCTACGTCAGTTAGGGTGGCTGGAAATAAATTTGATTCAGCTATTGCTAATTTTATAAAGAAAAAATATAATTTAGCGATTGGAGAGAGAACTTCTGAGGGGATTAAAATTAAAATTGGGTCAGCTTTGTCGTTAGATAAAAAAATAAAAATGGATATTAAGGGGAGGGACTTGATTCGTGGATTGCCTAGAATACTAACAATTGATTCAGACGATGTAACAGAAGCAATTCAAGATGAATTAAAAGATATTGTATCAGCAGTAAAATCAGTTTTTCATGAAACCCCACCAGAGCTTTCAGCAGATGTAATTGAAAAAGGAATGATATTGTCAGGAGGGAGCTCTCTTTTGAGAAATTTAGACAAACTGCTTACTAAAGCAATTGGTGTGCCAGCTTATGTAGCAGATGA